In a single window of the Melioribacteraceae bacterium genome:
- a CDS encoding YeeE/YedE family protein gives MSDTKYMNPYLAGFLLGLVLLVTIYITGRGLGASGAFKSAVVATVETVAPAHTADATFYKEYKVEHPENPLKSWLVFEVIGVIIGAFISGLISNRLKFTLEYSPKTTSRIRILAALTGGVLFGFGAQLGRGCTSGSALSGMAVLSAGGIITMMAIFGGAYMFAYFVRKLWI, from the coding sequence ATGTCTGATACAAAATATATGAATCCATATTTAGCCGGATTTTTACTCGGACTGGTTTTACTGGTTACTATTTACATTACAGGAAGAGGACTTGGTGCGAGTGGTGCATTTAAAAGTGCGGTTGTTGCCACCGTTGAAACTGTAGCGCCAGCTCACACTGCAGATGCCACGTTTTATAAAGAATATAAAGTTGAGCATCCGGAAAATCCCTTAAAAAGCTGGCTGGTATTTGAAGTTATTGGAGTAATTATCGGTGCTTTTATCTCTGGGTTAATTTCAAATAGATTAAAGTTCACATTAGAATACTCACCAAAAACTACTAGCAGGATAAGAATTTTAGCTGCTTTAACCGGAGGAGTATTATTTGGATTTGGAGCGCAGCTTGGGCGGGGATGCACCAGTGGCTCAGCTCTCAGCGGAATGGCTGTTTTATCTGCAGGCGGAATTATAACAATGATGGCAATTTTCGGCGGGGCGTATATGTTTGCCTACTTCGTAAGAAAACTTTGGATATAG
- a CDS encoding MerR family transcriptional regulator, whose protein sequence is MTNNLKDDEPIFPISSAALLLKISVHTLRMYEREGLFIPFKKESNQRLYSKRDLERIECIRRAINEMKISINGIKTMYSLIPCWDVAKCSETDRANCEAYKEHSKPCWTYKHKNNFCEKLNCRECSVYQNFTKCDHIKDAIKLITVNK, encoded by the coding sequence ATGACAAACAATCTCAAAGACGACGAACCTATTTTCCCGATAAGTTCCGCGGCATTACTACTCAAAATTTCTGTTCATACTTTGCGAATGTATGAAAGAGAAGGTCTATTCATTCCATTTAAAAAAGAATCGAATCAACGCCTCTATTCTAAAAGAGATTTGGAAAGAATTGAGTGCATACGCAGGGCAATCAATGAAATGAAAATCAGCATCAACGGAATTAAAACAATGTACTCGTTAATTCCTTGCTGGGATGTAGCAAAGTGTTCCGAGACTGATAGAGCGAACTGTGAGGCTTATAAAGAACACAGTAAGCCCTGCTGGACATACAAACACAAAAATAATTTTTGCGAAAAATTAAACTGCCGCGAGTGTTCTGTTTACCAAAACTTTACTAAGTGTGACCATATAAAAGACGCAATTAAATTAATTACCGTTAATAAATAA
- a CDS encoding tetrathionate reductase family octaheme c-type cytochrome: MKKIIVSLLLIGLVITTAIVFLSSNETERSNLEKLKEKYSSPVKPSVNHAKFPVLQKNFTTLQQVTETCISCHTERHTEVMQSNHWNWEREEYVEGRGIVYLGKKNAVNNFCIGVEGNEKSCAKCHIGAGMSDSQTFEYTDPTNIDCLVCHDQTESYIKASEKGGAPLPNLNLSFISQNVGKPKRSNCGVCHFFGGGGNNVKHGDLEESMFEPTKEIDVHMGTDASNLSCIACHTSEKHIMKGKLYSLSSMNKNRALCEDCHTSNAHQDEILNNHTLKVACQTCHIPVYAKVNATKTDWDWSTAGTLKEGKPYEVDDAEGNHTFLSIKGTFKWGKNLTPEYVWFNGTANHYLLGDQIADTTKPLVLNKLNGEYSDPDSKIIPVKIHRARQPFDPETKMLIQPKLYSEKVGEGALWKDFDWIKASEAGQKKVGLPFSGKIEFINTEMYWPVNHMVSPKENTVQCNECHTRENSRLAALTDFYMPARDYNPIVEFAGKSVIILSLIGIIVHGSIRIVSSRKMKKRG; the protein is encoded by the coding sequence ATGAAAAAAATAATTGTATCACTTTTGTTAATTGGATTAGTAATTACAACCGCAATAGTATTTCTTTCATCAAACGAAACAGAGAGAAGTAATCTTGAAAAGTTGAAAGAAAAATACTCGTCGCCCGTTAAGCCATCTGTAAATCATGCTAAATTTCCAGTATTGCAGAAAAACTTCACAACGTTGCAGCAGGTTACTGAAACATGTATTTCTTGCCATACGGAACGTCATACTGAAGTGATGCAATCGAATCATTGGAATTGGGAGAGGGAAGAATATGTTGAGGGAAGAGGGATAGTTTATCTCGGTAAAAAAAATGCGGTAAATAATTTCTGCATTGGTGTTGAAGGGAATGAGAAAAGCTGTGCAAAATGCCACATTGGTGCGGGAATGTCGGATTCACAAACCTTTGAATATACCGACCCAACAAATATTGATTGTCTCGTCTGTCACGACCAAACCGAATCCTATATAAAAGCTTCAGAAAAAGGGGGAGCGCCGCTTCCAAATTTAAATCTTAGTTTTATTTCACAAAATGTTGGAAAACCAAAACGAAGTAACTGCGGTGTTTGTCATTTCTTTGGCGGCGGAGGTAACAATGTTAAACATGGCGATCTCGAAGAATCAATGTTTGAGCCTACAAAAGAAATTGATGTTCATATGGGAACCGATGCTTCCAACTTGAGTTGTATTGCGTGCCATACTTCAGAAAAGCATATTATGAAGGGAAAACTATATTCACTCTCTTCAATGAATAAAAATAGGGCTTTGTGTGAAGATTGCCATACATCTAATGCTCATCAGGATGAAATATTAAATAACCATACTTTAAAAGTTGCTTGCCAAACCTGCCACATCCCCGTATACGCAAAAGTTAACGCTACAAAAACAGATTGGGACTGGTCAACTGCGGGAACGTTGAAAGAGGGTAAACCTTATGAAGTGGATGATGCCGAGGGAAATCATACTTTTCTTTCTATCAAAGGAACATTTAAGTGGGGAAAAAATCTGACACCTGAATATGTGTGGTTTAATGGAACTGCCAATCATTATTTGCTGGGGGATCAAATTGCGGATACAACAAAACCGCTGGTTTTGAATAAGTTGAATGGGGAGTATTCCGATCCCGATTCAAAAATAATTCCGGTAAAAATTCATAGAGCACGACAGCCATTTGACCCCGAAACCAAAATGTTAATACAACCTAAATTGTATTCAGAAAAAGTTGGTGAGGGAGCTTTGTGGAAGGATTTTGATTGGATTAAAGCTTCGGAAGCCGGACAGAAAAAAGTGGGACTTCCATTCAGCGGCAAAATAGAATTTATAAATACGGAAATGTACTGGCCTGTTAATCATATGGTTTCGCCGAAAGAAAATACTGTACAATGTAATGAGTGCCACACACGCGAAAACAGCCGACTAGCGGCATTAACCGATTTTTATATGCCCGCACGTGATTATAATCCAATAGTCGAATTTGCAGGTAAATCTGTAATTATACTTTCTTTGATAGGTATTATAGTTCATGGTTCAATCCGAATTGTTTCATCCCGTAAAATGAAGAAAAGAGGTTAA
- a CDS encoding YeeE/YedE family protein, whose translation MGPLVPEIIGNELNFVVALFVGIAFGFVLEQAGFSTSKKLVGLFYGYDFTVLRVFFTAGVTAMIGVIAMGHFGMLDLSLIYINPTFLYSALAGGLIMGLGFVIGGFCPGTGVCAAAIGKIDAIIFVVGLFAGVLIFAEGYPLWENLYKAENWGSPRIFELLGISQSLFAFLLMLMAVGAFWAVTFVERKVNKVPGEEFKLKKIYYGLTGIAVVIGLSAFILPDRKDAMMDKLTNVNYISAYEIKTMSADELTFRLMDDDKKLQIFDLRSESEYKELSLPKSTNISLSNIFEKDILKQLSLKGMRNVIIADDETMAKKGAIIASELGYENVKVLKGGMNLLKEEILNFTSQNNITGIKISDTERFRIKASKVLPVLISENKLKQSAQPVKKAKRIIGGC comes from the coding sequence ATGGGACCATTAGTACCGGAAATAATTGGTAATGAACTAAATTTTGTTGTTGCCCTTTTTGTTGGAATAGCCTTTGGATTTGTGCTTGAACAGGCGGGATTTTCAACTTCAAAAAAGTTGGTTGGTTTATTTTATGGATACGATTTTACTGTTCTGCGGGTTTTCTTCACTGCCGGAGTTACTGCTATGATTGGTGTAATTGCAATGGGACATTTCGGTATGCTTGATTTGAGCTTGATATATATTAATCCCACATTTTTATACTCCGCACTTGCTGGTGGATTAATCATGGGATTAGGATTTGTAATTGGGGGTTTTTGTCCAGGGACAGGTGTTTGTGCCGCGGCAATTGGGAAGATTGACGCGATAATTTTTGTTGTTGGATTATTTGCCGGCGTTTTAATTTTTGCTGAAGGATATCCACTCTGGGAAAATTTATATAAAGCGGAAAATTGGGGAAGTCCAAGAATTTTTGAATTACTTGGCATATCACAATCATTGTTTGCGTTTTTATTGATGCTGATGGCAGTCGGAGCATTTTGGGCTGTTACTTTTGTTGAAAGAAAAGTAAATAAAGTTCCGGGTGAGGAATTTAAGCTGAAGAAAATTTATTATGGACTAACCGGAATAGCAGTAGTCATAGGCCTTTCGGCATTTATACTTCCCGATAGAAAAGATGCGATGATGGATAAGCTGACCAATGTGAATTATATCAGTGCTTATGAAATTAAAACTATGAGTGCTGATGAACTTACTTTCCGGCTAATGGATGATGATAAGAAATTGCAAATATTTGATTTACGCTCCGAAAGTGAGTACAAGGAATTAAGCCTCCCAAAATCAACTAATATTTCATTGAGTAATATTTTTGAAAAGGATATTCTAAAACAACTCTCACTCAAAGGAATGAGAAATGTAATTATTGCGGATGACGAAACTATGGCAAAAAAAGGAGCAATAATCGCATCCGAGCTTGGTTACGAAAATGTAAAGGTATTGAAAGGTGGAATGAATTTATTGAAAGAAGAAATATTAAACTTTACGTCTCAAAATAATATTACTGGTATAAAGATTTCAGATACCGAGAGATTTAGAATAAAGGCAAGTAAAGTATTGCCGGTTCTAATTTCTGAAAATAAATTAAAGCAATCGGCTCAGCCAGTAAAAAAAGCAAAGAGAATTATTGGAGGCTGTTAG
- a CDS encoding cytochrome b/b6 domain-containing protein, translating to MQSILIFFLAITGFEIHGSLEFFGYANAVKYHNVAAYSFIILIAFAIFWHFSTGEWKQYVPSFKNLKAQADYYLFGIFRHAPHPTKKTVLSKLNPLQRLVYLALKILVIPTMVISGLLYMFYRYPQEGGVVGLNIESVETIAVFHTAGAYALIAFIIAHLYLITTGTTITSNLKAMITGYEELEDHESHEKENSNNEIKNGEAENV from the coding sequence ATGCAGTCAATCTTAATATTCTTTTTAGCCATCACCGGATTTGAAATTCATGGTTCATTGGAATTTTTCGGATATGCAAATGCTGTGAAGTATCATAATGTTGCGGCATATTCATTTATTATACTTATTGCATTTGCCATATTCTGGCACTTTTCAACAGGAGAATGGAAACAATATGTACCGAGCTTTAAAAATTTAAAGGCTCAAGCCGATTATTATTTATTTGGCATTTTTAGGCACGCTCCGCATCCCACGAAGAAAACAGTACTCAGTAAATTAAATCCATTACAACGCTTGGTTTATTTAGCATTAAAAATACTAGTAATTCCTACAATGGTAATTAGCGGGTTACTGTATATGTTTTATCGATATCCTCAAGAGGGAGGAGTTGTTGGTTTAAATATTGAATCGGTAGAAACAATAGCTGTTTTTCATACGGCTGGAGCTTATGCGTTAATTGCATTCATTATTGCTCATCTTTATTTAATAACAACGGGTACAACTATTACTTCTAATTTAAAAGCAATGATTACAGGTTATGAAGAATTAGAAGATCATGAATCTCATGAAAAAGAAAATTCAAATAATGAAATAAAAAATGGTGAGGCAGAAAATGTCTGA